The nucleotide sequence GCGAGCGCCTGCATCTACGACGAAGTCTACGGCAGCGACCACTGCCCCGTTGGTTTGGAGTTGGAGCTGTAAGCAGAACTCGCTTCCTCCGACAGATTGACGATCCGACAACAATCTTGCCGTAAAAGAGTTCTCGAGGGCGGTTTCCGAAAACGCGCGTTCAAGCGCGAAAGTATACGCGGTTGATCCGGCCATGTTCTCGGCGTTCTCGCCCTCTCCGACGCGCGACGAAGGGCAAAAGCTTGAAACGGCGGTGTTCAACAGGCTTCGACGTCAGACGAACCCGGTTCGGCAGGGAGGCATCGCCCGCTTGTCGTTCGAGAAGGGCTCGTCCAGGCACGAGGCTGATTTCGTCGTCGGCGATGCGCTGCTGCAAGAGGCGTGGCAGCTCGTGCAGGTGTCGTGCAGCTTGGCGGATGCGAGAACGCGCCGTCGCGAAGTGCGCGCCCTGGAGGCCGCCATGCCGTTGTACGATGTGAACGAGTCGTAGATCATCACATTGGACGAAACCGAGACGATCGAGACCGCGGTGGGAACCATCCACATTGTGCCGGCTTGGAGCTGGCTGCTTGATTGAGGCGCCAGAGCCGAAGGCTTTGCGATCAGGCGATCCGACGACGATCGGGGCTGAAGGCAAAATACGATTCTCCATCCGATGCCGCAGCGGCGCGCGGGGAGTAGAGTTGCCCCGAACGTGAGAACGGAGGGAAAGGGGAGGGCCATGGGAATGATCGTCAAGCCGCTGTACACGCCGCGCTACGTGCCGACCGGCAACGAGGTGGCCGTGTTCGAGACAAGCAAGGGAACGATACGCGCGCGGCTGTTCGGGAAGGACGCCCCCGTCACGGTGGGCAACTTCGTGGAGCTGGCGCAGAAGGGCTTCTACGACCATCAGAACTTCCACGGTCGTGTGGAAGGCGACGTGGTGGTGGGCGGCTGCCCCGTCACGCGCCCGCTTCGTCCGCAGCAGGTGCGCATGGCCGTGCGCGAGCAGCTGCGCGGCGTGCACCCGGGCATCGGCGACGCCGGTTACGTCATTGCCGACGAGTGGGAGGCGAACCAGCGCAACCGCCACGTGGAGGGGTCGCTGTCGCTCGCGCACAAGAAGGATGCGAACACCGGCAGCTCCCAGTTCTTCTTCTCGCTGGCGGACCATCCGGAATACGACGACCGCTTCACTGTGTTCGGTCAGGTGGAGGAAGGTCTCGACGTGATGCACCGCCTGCGCATCGGGGACGACATCGAGAGTGTGCGCGTGGAGGGTGCCGCCCCTCTTCCGAGCGACGAGGACCTGCCTGAAACCATCGTCGTCGACGGCGAGGATGGTCCACAGGAGGTGCCGAACCCTGCCTACCAGGCCATGCAGGCGCTCGCGCACCTGCTGGAGCGCAAGGCCGTGGTGTAGCCCAGGCGCCCGGGCACGCGCATTCGTCGCGTCCCCGATGTGTGCGAGCGGTAGAGCGGCTCGCACACATCGGGGACGCGTCAGTTTTCCTCCCAGCTTTCCACGAAATCGATGAGGTCCTGCTGCTTGTGGATGTCGGTTTTCTGGTAGATCTTCTCTATGTGGGTGCGCGCGGTGTTCTTCGCGATGTGCAGGTCGCGCGCCACGATGGACAGCGTGCGACCCCGGGCCAGGAACTGCAGCACTTCGCGCTCGCGCGGCGTCAGACCGCACGCCTCGGCCACACCTGCGCATTTCTGCTCCAGCGTGAGCTGTGGGTCGGGACGCTCCTCCTGCTCGTCGGTCGGCTTCTCTGCGCGGCGACCGGCACCCTTGATGAGGGGGATCGAGGATACCACGCTTTCGGGCAGCACGAGGAACGCGATGATCACCAGGCAAAGCACGGCAACCAGCGCAACGGCGCTCAGCTGCAGCACGCCCTCGTGCACCAGGGGGATCATCACGGCGCTCGCCACGTATCCCGCAGCCATCCCCAGGAACATGTAGGCCACGCCTACGCCGAACACGTACGGCGCGGCGCCCGGGCCCATGCGCCGCGCGATCTCGCCGAACAACACCCAGGCCAGGATGTCGAACAGCTCGTAGCCCGTGGCGATGAGCAGCACGGCCAGCGGGGCGCGCTCGCCGAACACGAGGGCGAGTGCTATCAGCCCTCCTATCATCACCGGTAGCGACAGGCGGTAGACGAGCGAGATGTTCATGCGGTCCTTGATGAAGAACACCAGCACGAGGAACACGGCTCCCACTACAACGAGGCTGAACGATCCGATCCCTCCCAACAGGTCGAAGGGGTCGTCGCCGGCGATGGGGAAGGCGTCCAGCATGCGGACGAGGAACGAGAACACCATGATGGAAACCATGAGCTTCGTTGAGGGCGCGTCGAGGCGAAGGTATCCGTGCGATGCGCGGGCTCGCGAGAAGGAGGTTCCTCCGCCTTCTCGCTCGGTGGCGGCTTCGCTTTCCTCCGGATCGTCCTCCATCTGGCCTTCTGGCAGCCCCGTCTTCCACACGATGCCGCAACGGCGGCATTCCAAAGCCAACAGGACGATCGACGCGGCAGGCAACGCGATGAAGGCGATGAGATTTCCGTCGGAGGACATGGCCAGCACGAGACCCGTGACCACAGCGGCTGCCGGGGCGCAGGCGAGCGAGAAGTACAGGTCCTGCGCGGCGAAGCGCTCTCCCCACATGACCTGCAGAAGGCCTGCCGCCGCACCTCCCGTTATGAGTCCGAGCATGAGCAGCGACGCCGAGTCAAGGCAGGTTGCCGCTGGGATGCACAGTGCCGACGACGCCGCAAGGCCCAGCATGATGTCGGTGAGCCGCTCGTGCATGCGCGGCAAGCTGCCCACGAAGCGCGTCATGACCAAGGCTGCGAGCGCCGCGGCCACGGCGCCGGCCACGAGGAACACCCAATCGGCGCGCGCCTCGAAGCTCGAGACCGACGCCGAGAGACTGAACACGATCCAGGCCCGGCACAAGCCGAACCCCGCGATGACAATAAGGTAGTCGAGCGAGAACCGGACGGGTGACGCGCTTGGAGCGCGCTGCCCGTCCGGCGTCGCATCGGCTGCGGACGTCTTGCTTTTCATGGGCTTCCCCTCGCCATGCCGCGCACGACAGGGCCGTCGTGCCGCGCGCCTCCCCTTACCCCTGGCCCCATGCCGCTCTCGCAAAATCCCACCCCCGAGCACGCATCGAACGAGCGGCGCGTCTGTGGGATACGGGAACCGCTTTCCATCATACGGGCGAAGCCCTTCGGCATCAATCGGATCGATAATGTGAGAGGGGCACATCACGCCTGATCAAAAGTTGATAATTGGTTAAACATGACAATCACACCGATCATCTGGTGTGCTCGCGGGAAAACGCGCCTAGAATGCGCCTGTTGACGGACGGGCCGTCACCGAGGAGGGGGACGGTCGATGCGGGGAGCGTCGATCACAGGAGCCCGTCCGGTTCGCAAGGAGGAACCATGAGCGAGATTTCACGTCGCAACTTCCTGAAGGGTGCCGCTGTTGCCGGTGCCGCCGTGGCCGGCTCCGCCGCGCTCGCGGGCTGCTCGTCGGGCGGATCGGCCGCCTCGGGCGACTGGATGCCGAAGTCGTGGGACTACGAGACGGACGTCGTCGTGGTGGGCTACGGCGGAGCGGGCATGTGGTCGTCGCTCGTCGCGGCCGACGAGGGCGGCTCCGAGGTCGTCATCCTGGAGAAGGCGCCGGTCGAGGGCGGCGGCAACAGCCGTATCAACAACGGCGAATGGACGGTCATCAAGGACGAGAAGCTGTTCCGCGACTACTGCGTGGCGTTCGGCCACGGCCTTATCGAAGAGGACATGATCGACGCCTACATCGGCGAGGCTACGAAGCACACCGACTACGCCGACAAGTACGGCATGACCTACGAGGTGGCCGAGAAGGCGCTCGCCGGCACCATCCCCGAGTACTGGTTCCTGGACGATGGAAAGTACGCGGGCTGCATCGGCGTGTCCAACGTCGAGGGCTTCGGCATGACCACGTTCCATGAGCTGGAGGCCAAGCGCGCCGAGCTGGGCCTGCCCATCGAGATCAAGTTCAAGTGCACCGAGGAGCACCTCGTCCAGAATCCCGACACCAAGGAGATCGTGGGCGTGCGCTTCCTCGAGGACGGCACCGAGAAGACCATCAAGGCCCGCAAGGGCGTCGTGCTGTGCACGGGCGGCTTCGAGTTCAACGAGGAGCTCAAGAACACCTACCTGAGCATCTATCCCTTCAAGTTCGAGGGCTGGCAGTACAACACCGGCGACGGCATCCGCATGGTGGAGGAAGTGGGCGCCAAGCTCTGGCACATGAACATGGTCATCTCCACCACGGCCATGTGGACGCGCGACCCCGACTACGACTTCGCCATCTTCGCCAGCCCGCAGTCCGACGCGTTCTTCACGGTGAACCGCCTGGGCAAGCGGTACCAGAACGAGGCCAAGACGGGCGGCACGGCGCACAACGGCTGGCACACCCTCATGTCGTTCAGCGACAAGATCGACGACTACGACCGCATCCCGTCGTGGCAGATCTTCGACCAGAAGGGCATCGACGGCGGCCCCATGGGCACGCAGCAGGGCGGCTGGTTCGAGTGCGGCAACTACACCACCGACCTGCCCGACGAGATCCGCGCGTGGGACGGCTGGTCCGATGACAACCAGGTCGAGATCGAACGCGGCTGGGTGCTCAAGGGCGATACGCTCGAGGAGCTGGGCCAGAAGATCAAGGACTTCGACCACTGGATGGACATCGACACGCTCAAGGAGACGTTCGCCGAGTACCAGGCCTTCTGCGACGCCGGCAAGGACGCGCGCTTCGACCGCGAGCTCACGGCCGAGGAGAACAAGCTCTCCGAGAGCGGCCCGTACTACGCCATCTCCATCTACCCCGGGTCCTGCTCTACGCTGGGCGGCCCGAAGAAGAACGTGAACGCCGAGGTGCTCGACCCGGCCGGCAACGTGATTCCGCGCCTGTACGCCGCGGGCAGCTTCGGCAACTTCCAGGCACACAGCTACGGCATTACCGGCGGCAACAACTCCGAGAACATGGTGTGGGGCCGCATCGCCGGCCGTCACTGCGCCGGCTTGGAGCCTTGGGACAAGAAGTAGTCCCGCAACCTGACGACGCCGCGCGCCGCGCCCTCCCTCCCTGCGGCGCGCGAGCGCACTTGCGACCGGGCCCGGTCGGCCGTTTGCGGCCGGCCGGGCCGCAACCATGATAGGAAAGCTGGCTATGACGAACGAAACGACGAATACCGCCCGCAAGGGCCTCATGGCCTTGGCCGTTGCCGTGGTGGCCTTGTCCGTGGCGCTGGGCACGGCCGCGGGCTGCGCGCCTAAGCAGGCGGGCGAGGGCGAAGGCCCCGCTAAGGCTCCGAAGGAAGATCCCATGGCCACCCAGCAGGTAGACTGGACCATGGATATCGATTGCAAGACCTGCCATACGACCGAGACGGAGACCTTGGCCGACGCGCAGTGTCCGCAGGCGTCCGAGCATGGCGACCTGGCCTGCAACCAATGCCATACCCTGGAAGCTCCCCTCAAGGAGGCGCACGAGGGTGTGACCTATGCCGACAAGCCCGCCTCTAAGGCCACGGTGGTCACGGTGGATGCGGCCACCTGCCAAGATCCGGCATGCCACGGCACGATGGCCGACATGGCGGTGCAGACCGCCGACAACACGGAGTTCAAGGACGAGAAGGGCAAGGTCCAGAACCCGCACGAGTACGTGAGCAACGAGCAGCATGACGCGAACCCGCCCACCTGCACCGACTGCCATAAGATCCATAGCAAGAACCTGCAGAAGGATGCCATGATGTGGTGCGCCCAGTGCCATCACAAGGGCGTGTTCCAATGCGGGACCTGCCATGAGCTGCGCGAACGCGAAGTGGCCTAGCGCTTGAACCTCGCCTTCCCCCGGGCCGCGCTATCCTGCGGCTCCGGCGAAGCGGCCGCGCCCTCGGCGGCCTCGAGGCGGTTGCGACCCTGCGGCCGCCTCCGGCTGGCTGCCTTGCGGCGGCGAGCCTCCTTAGAAGACCCGGCAACCCTCCCTCCCCGCCGGGTCTTCTTCCTTTTCCGTGGCCCCCGCGGCGCCCGGGCGGGCGCCGGCGCGCATCCGTGCTATCATGCATTCGACCAACGACGAGGAAAGACGGTTATGGACGCTGCGAAAATCGAAGCAGGGGTGCGGCTCATCTTGGAAGGGGTGGGGGAGGATCCCGAGCGCGAGGGCCTGAGCGAGACGCCGGCACGCGTGGCACGCATGTACGAGGAGGTGTTCGCGGGCCTGGAGCAGGACCCGGCGGAGCACTTCGCCACCACGTTCGACGAGCACCACGAGGAAATGGTGCTGGTGCGCGACATCCCGTTCTACTCTATGTGCGAGCACCATCTGGTGCCGTTTTTCGGCAAGGCGCACGTGGCCTACATCCCGGC is from Gordonibacter urolithinfaciens and encodes:
- a CDS encoding peptidylprolyl isomerase, which codes for MGMIVKPLYTPRYVPTGNEVAVFETSKGTIRARLFGKDAPVTVGNFVELAQKGFYDHQNFHGRVEGDVVVGGCPVTRPLRPQQVRMAVREQLRGVHPGIGDAGYVIADEWEANQRNRHVEGSLSLAHKKDANTGSSQFFFSLADHPEYDDRFTVFGQVEEGLDVMHRLRIGDDIESVRVEGAAPLPSDEDLPETIVVDGEDGPQEVPNPAYQAMQALAHLLERKAVV
- a CDS encoding FAD-binding protein, which gives rise to MSEISRRNFLKGAAVAGAAVAGSAALAGCSSGGSAASGDWMPKSWDYETDVVVVGYGGAGMWSSLVAADEGGSEVVILEKAPVEGGGNSRINNGEWTVIKDEKLFRDYCVAFGHGLIEEDMIDAYIGEATKHTDYADKYGMTYEVAEKALAGTIPEYWFLDDGKYAGCIGVSNVEGFGMTTFHELEAKRAELGLPIEIKFKCTEEHLVQNPDTKEIVGVRFLEDGTEKTIKARKGVVLCTGGFEFNEELKNTYLSIYPFKFEGWQYNTGDGIRMVEEVGAKLWHMNMVISTTAMWTRDPDYDFAIFASPQSDAFFTVNRLGKRYQNEAKTGGTAHNGWHTLMSFSDKIDDYDRIPSWQIFDQKGIDGGPMGTQQGGWFECGNYTTDLPDEIRAWDGWSDDNQVEIERGWVLKGDTLEELGQKIKDFDHWMDIDTLKETFAEYQAFCDAGKDARFDRELTAEENKLSESGPYYAISIYPGSCSTLGGPKKNVNAEVLDPAGNVIPRLYAAGSFGNFQAHSYGITGGNNSENMVWGRIAGRHCAGLEPWDKK
- a CDS encoding cytochrome c3 family protein, giving the protein MTNETTNTARKGLMALAVAVVALSVALGTAAGCAPKQAGEGEGPAKAPKEDPMATQQVDWTMDIDCKTCHTTETETLADAQCPQASEHGDLACNQCHTLEAPLKEAHEGVTYADKPASKATVVTVDAATCQDPACHGTMADMAVQTADNTEFKDEKGKVQNPHEYVSNEQHDANPPTCTDCHKIHSKNLQKDAMMWCAQCHHKGVFQCGTCHELREREVA
- a CDS encoding helix-turn-helix transcriptional regulator → MKSKTSAADATPDGQRAPSASPVRFSLDYLIVIAGFGLCRAWIVFSLSASVSSFEARADWVFLVAGAVAAALAALVMTRFVGSLPRMHERLTDIMLGLAASSALCIPAATCLDSASLLMLGLITGGAAAGLLQVMWGERFAAQDLYFSLACAPAAAVVTGLVLAMSSDGNLIAFIALPAASIVLLALECRRCGIVWKTGLPEGQMEDDPEESEAATEREGGGTSFSRARASHGYLRLDAPSTKLMVSIMVFSFLVRMLDAFPIAGDDPFDLLGGIGSFSLVVVGAVFLVLVFFIKDRMNISLVYRLSLPVMIGGLIALALVFGERAPLAVLLIATGYELFDILAWVLFGEIARRMGPGAAPYVFGVGVAYMFLGMAAGYVASAVMIPLVHEGVLQLSAVALVAVLCLVIIAFLVLPESVVSSIPLIKGAGRRAEKPTDEQEERPDPQLTLEQKCAGVAEACGLTPREREVLQFLARGRTLSIVARDLHIAKNTARTHIEKIYQKTDIHKQQDLIDFVESWEEN